A stretch of DNA from Paenibacillus sp. FSL W8-0186:
CACCGGTTCCCACTTCGCCGCTTGGTAGGCGGGAAGCAGGCCAAAGAATATGCCGATGCTCATGGAGAAGAGAACGCCGAGGAGGATCACCTGCCACGAGACAACCGGGGGCATATTACTGATCATCGCGACGGTATATGCTCCGCCTAATCCAAGCCCCACGCCAATCATTCCGCCAATGGTCGTAAGCGCAGCAGATTCAGTGAGAAATTGCGCCAACACCATGCCTCGGGTCGCCCCTAGCGCTTTGCGGATGCCGATCTCCCTTGTCCGTTCTGTAACGGAGACTAGCATAATATTCATCACCCCGATCCCTCCGATAAATAGAGAAATAGCGGCAATTCCGCCGATGATGGCCGTCATGATCGTTGTAATGGAAGAAAGCGCCTCTTTGATCTGCTCCATATTTAATACGTAATACTCGCCAGGCAGCCCTGTACTGACCGCCTTCTGCGTAAAATAATCCAAGGCTTTCTGGCCGGTCTCTTCCAACAGAGACAGGTCCGAGACTTGGATAATCAAAGATTGATAGTCTCCGTTACCGAACAATGAAGGCCATACGGTTTGCGGCACGAGGAGGCTCTCTTTACTTAACTCCGCCAGCCCGTTTTGTTTAGACGCGAACATACCGATAATAAAGAATGGAATTCCTTCTATTTCAATGATTTCGCCGACGGAATTTTTCTCCTGCCCGAAAGAGCGCGCTGCTTCCTCGCTGATTAATGCCGCTTTCAGGCCGCCCCGCAATTCGTTGTTGGTCATAGTTCTCCCGGCGACGATCTCGATGGATTGAAGCTCCTCGAATTGTTCCGAGACGCCGATGATCTGCATCTGCTTGATGGTATCCCCTGCCGTGACTGAGGACATCGCGGAGCTAGTTGGAGTGACCTTGACGATGGATTCGATTCGCTCAAGCTCGAAGACATCGGCTTCGGTGAACGGGGATATTGCAGCGGAGGCGGAGGCGGCAGTGCCGACGACGGCATCCGTGTTCATATGCATAATTTCCAATGTGTTATTCTTGCTGCCTGCAAACTGCTTCTTTAATGCGGCATCTCCACTTTGACCAAGGGATACGATCGTAATAACTGAACCGACACCAATCATAATGCCAAGCATGGTGAGTAAAGAGCGAAGCTTGTGAGCCAGCAGGGAGGAATAAGCCATTTTGATACATTCCCAGACCATTAGCGTAACCCCCGATCTTCAACCAATGCTCCGTCTCTAATGACCAAAATGCGATCTGCGCATTCCGCGATGGCCAGTTCGTGTGTCACGACGATAACCGATGTCCCGACATCGTTCATGACCCGAAACAAATCCATAATTTGTTCTCCAGTCTTGGTATCCAACGCCCCCGTCGGTTCGTCCGCTAACACCAGGTACGGTTCCGTAACCATTGCCCTAGCGATGGCAATTCGTTGCTTCTGGCCGCCGGATAATTGGTTAGGATAATGGTCCTTCCGTTCGATCAGTCCGACGGCTTCCAGCGCTTTGGTTACTATCCGCGCCCGCGAAGAAGCAGAATCGCCTCTGTAGATAAGCGGGAGCTCGATATTCTGGAATGCCGTAAGCCGGGGAAGCAAGTGAAACTGCTGGAATACAAATCCGATATGTGCGTTCCGGAGCTTCGCGCGTTGCTTATCGGTATACTGTTGAACATCAATCTGGTTTAACTTGTAAGTTCCCGATGTCGGTTTATCCAATAACCCCATCAAATGC
This window harbors:
- a CDS encoding ABC transporter ATP-binding protein gives rise to the protein MINFHNVSKIYHVDERHFHVLKDVSFSIGKGEFVAIMGMSGSGKSTLLHLMGLLDKPTSGTYKLNQIDVQQYTDKQRAKLRNAHIGFVFQQFHLLPRLTAFQNIELPLIYRGDSASSRARIVTKALEAVGLIERKDHYPNQLSGGQKQRIAIARAMVTEPYLVLADEPTGALDTKTGEQIMDLFRVMNDVGTSVIVVTHELAIAECADRILVIRDGALVEDRGLR
- a CDS encoding ABC transporter permease produces the protein MVWECIKMAYSSLLAHKLRSLLTMLGIMIGVGSVITIVSLGQSGDAALKKQFAGSKNNTLEIMHMNTDAVVGTAASASAAISPFTEADVFELERIESIVKVTPTSSAMSSVTAGDTIKQMQIIGVSEQFEELQSIEIVAGRTMTNNELRGGLKAALISEEAARSFGQEKNSVGEIIEIEGIPFFIIGMFASKQNGLAELSKESLLVPQTVWPSLFGNGDYQSLIIQVSDLSLLEETGQKALDYFTQKAVSTGLPGEYYVLNMEQIKEALSSITTIMTAIIGGIAAISLFIGGIGVMNIMLVSVTERTREIGIRKALGATRGMVLAQFLTESAALTTIGGMIGVGLGLGGAYTVAMISNMPPVVSWQVILLGVLFSMSIGIFFGLLPAYQAAKWEPVDSLRYE